A window of Microcoleus sp. bin38.metabat.b11b12b14.051 genomic DNA:
CCTGCATTTGCATTGAACGCAATGTTCAGGCATACTGCATAATTAAAAAGCTTTATTTTTAGTCCATAACCCCCAACCATGAGAACTTACTACTGCGGCGAACTGCGAAGCAAACACATCGGAGAGACTGTCACCCTGTACGGGTGGGTGGATCGCCGCCGCGATCATGGCGGGGTGATTTTTCTCGATGTGCGCGATCGATCGGGTATTGTGCAAATTGTCAGCGATCCACAACGTACCCCTGACTCCTATCACGGGGCTGAGGCTTTGCGCGGCGAATACGTGGTGAAAATTACGGGTAGAGTCACCAGCCGCCCCGAAGATTCCCTCAACCTCAAATTACCTACGGGTGAAGTAGAAATTTACGCTGACGAAATTGAGTTGTTGAATGCGGTACGCAAACAGTTACCGTTTCAGATTTCGACGGCGGATACTGAAAGCGTGCGGGAAGATTTGCGCCTGAAATATCGCTATTTGGACTTGCGGCGCGATCGCATGAGTCGGAATTTGCAGCTTCGCCACCAAGTTGTCAAAGCTATGCGCCGCCACCTCGAAGACGTTGGGGGTTTTATTGAAGTTGAAACGCCGATTTTAACGCGATCGACTCCCGAAGGTGCGAGAGATTATTTAGTACCCAGCCGCGTCAACTTGGGCGACTGGTACGCTTTGCCGCAATCGCCACAATTGTTCAAACAATTGTTGATGGTTTCGGGTATGGACAGATATTATCAAATTGCTCGCTGTTTCCGCGATGAAGATTTGCGCGCCGACAGACAGCCGGAATTTACGCAGTTAGACATGGAAATGAGTTTCATGTCTTTGGAAGAAATCATCGAATTAAATGAAGGTTTAGTCTCCCAGATTTTCCAAAGCGTGAAAGGCGTAGAGTTGACTCGTCCTTTCCCCCGTTTGACTTACGCCGAAGCCATGGATCGCTACGGTAGCGACAAACCGGATACTCGTTTCGGTATGGAATTAGTCGATGTTTCCGATTTGATGAAAGATTCGGGATTTAAGGTATTTTCCGGGGCGGTGGCTGCGGGCGGAATTGTGAAAATTTTGCCGATTCCCGGCGGTAACGATGCGATTTCTAACGTGCGGATTAAACCGGGTGGTGATTTGTTTAAGGAAGCCAGCGAAGCCGGTGCGAAGGGATTAGCTTTTATTCGCGTGCGGGAAAATGGCGAAATTGATACGATCGGCGCAATTAAGGATAATTTGACGGAAGCTCAAAAACAGGAATTGCTCGATCGCACGGGCGCACAACCAGGTCATTTGTTGTTATTTGCAGCAGCCGACGCGACAACTGTCAATAAGACTTTGGATAGATTGCGTTTGTTCGTTGGTAATGAATTGGGATTGATTGACAAAGACAAAATCAATCTGCTGTGGGTGACAGATTTCCCGATGTTTGAATGGAACGCTGACGAGAAGCGTTTAGAAGCCATCCACCACCCGTTTACTGCGCCGCATCCGGACGATATTGACGATTTGAAGACGGCGAGAGCTCAAGCTTATGACTTGGTGTTAAACGGCACGGAAGTGGGCGGTGGTTCTCTGCGGATTTATCAGCGGGATGTTCAGGAAAAGGTGTTTGAGGCGATCGGCTTATCGACAGAGGAAGCTTATAATAAGTTCGGCTTTTTGCTGGATGCGTTCGAGTACGGAACTCCCCCCCACGGAGGGATTGCTTACGGCTTGGATCGATTGGTGATGCTGTTGGCTGGCGAAGAGTCGATCAGGGATGTGATCGCGTTTCCGAAGACGCAGCAGGCTGGTTGTTTGCTGACGAATGCGCCTGCTGGCGTGGATGACAAGCAGTTAAAGGAGTTGCAAGTGCGATCGACTTATACACCCAAGTCAGAGTCTAAGTCATAGTTATTGTAGGTGCGCCAGTGGATTTTAGATTTTAGATTTTAGATTTTAGATTTATTACTGCACAGATGAATCTGGAATCTGAAATTTTTATCTAAAATTTTTGGATTTACCCTCAGAATATTCGGTGTCTTTTACCTAATTTTTACTGACGTATCTTACCAACTAAACTCAGCCATAAGTTTATGAAACACCTTGACAATTTAACCATCCATCGGTTCCGAGGCCTGCGAGATTTGAACTTGCAGGACTTGGGTCAAATCAACATCTTGGTTGGTGGGAATAATTCAGGAAAAACCAGCGTTTTAGAGGCGATATCAACCTATTGTCGCCCCCTAGATCCGTTGGAATGGCTAAACACATCATGGCGCCGAGAGATTAAATATTCTCGCAAACCCCAGCTAGATGCACTTAAATGGTTGTTTCCTCAAAACAGTGAAATCTCTCATACCCATATCTATGAGGGAGAAACTTATGTTTCAAGTAATGGCGATTTTCCTGTCACAGAATCGAGAGCAATTTACCGAGAGTTTGAAGGAATTTCGGAGTTAAGCGAGACAGAAAGTAGCTCAGAATCTAAACTAGAAATTGACGAAATAGAATTTGACAATATTCTCCGAGGTGCTGAGTTAGAACTCAAAGTAGCAACAACTTTTGACCCCGAAGAATTATCAGTAAGTTTTGAAATTTGGGAAAATCAGCGTTTTGTTAATAGAAAAAATCGCTCGACCGCGGTACTACCAATTGATACAGTAACACCGTTTTCTCACAGAATAGAACCGTTACAAATTAGCTTGCTGTCAGAAGCTATTTTGTTGGGTATTAAGCCAGAAGTAATCAAATTACTTCAACAGATGGATTCAGAAATTACTGATTTAGTAATTTTGTCGCCAACTGGTAAACGTCCCAGTCTCTATATCGACCACAAACGTGTAGGTATTTCACCGGTAAGTGCTTTCGGTGATGGGGTGCGGCGTTTGTTGTTCATTGCTTTAACACTGGTAAAAGTGGAGGGTGGTGTTTTATTAATAGACGAGATAGAAACCGCGATTCATACTGAAGCACTTAGCAGTTCCTTTGCTTGGATTGTGGATTGGTGTCAGCGATTGGACGTGCAATTATTTGCAACTACCCACAGTTTAGAAGCAATTGATGCGATGTTGGATGCTAGCGATTCAGAAACAGATTTAGTTCTTTATCGTTTGGAAAAAAAGGAATCACAAACTAAAGCAATCAGACTTGAACGGGAAAGACTGCACAGATTGCGGGAGGATTTGGGTCTGGAGGTTCGCGTGTGAGATATGCAATTATTGGAGTAGAAGGGCGACACGACCAAGCTTTTGTCGGCAGGGTTCTCAAGAAGCTTTTGGGTTTTAAAAATTTTAAAGGATTAGAGTCTCAGTTAGAGCCATTCTGGCGGAAATTTATTCCTACTTATCCCAAAAAAGGAAACTTGTACAAAGGTCTTAATATGCCTTCTATTCTATTCACAGAGAGCCTTTCGGTAGCAATTTATGAAGGTGAAGGAAGCAATCTTCCGACTAATTTAAATGACATTTTGTCGGCCAATCCTGAATATAAAACAGATATTGCAGCCTTTGGAATAGTTGCTGATTCTGACAAAAAGCATCCCGATATTGTTGCGAGAGACTATTGTCAGCAATTTCAGAATGATTTTCCAGGATTTCCAAATCAGGCAGGAATTTGTCAGGAAGGGCCACCGCGAACTGGGATTTATATTTTGCCAGACAATCAGCAGCAAGGTGTTTTGGATAATTTGTTGTGCGAGTGCGGCAGTGTTGTCTATCCTGAAGTGATGAATTGTGCGATCGCTTATTTGAATGGACTGTCTGAGGAACACAAAAATAATTGGGGCCCGTTTGACTATCAGAAAGCTTTAGTTGCTACGGTTGTCAGCGTTCTCAAACCAGGCAAGACCAATACAACGAGTATAGCAGATAATAATTGGGTTAGCGAACAGACAGAGCAGGAAGTTCCGGCTTTGGCAAATTTTATGAAGTTTTTGATGGATCTTTTGGAATTAACTTCATAAATGATGAGGTTTGTAGTGAGGACTTCAGTCCGCCAAAATCAATTTTTGCGGACTAAAGTCCTCACTACGAACCTAGACTTGTTTTTGACGAACAGATGTAATTGCTAAGGCTAAAACACTTAAGGTAATTCCTAAAATCGCATAACTAGGTAATGAAAAAATAGTTACTTTCAAGATATAAGGCAATTCTCCCGCTTTCCAATTCCACCGCTTCCCGATGAAAACTAACAGCCAGCGATGAATCACTGCTGTTTGCACCAGAAGACAGCAAACTCCCAATAACCAAACAGACATTCTTTGCCGAGAAAAGGCACAATGTTTAATCTGAAAACACAAATCATTCAGCAAAAAAACTACCGCAGGTGCTAGCATCACCGAACTGGTGGGCTGTGAATAGTTAATCGCAATACTCAAACAGGAAATGAGCACCATTTCAGACAAGTAAATATTTTTTGACCAAGCAGTGCGAGATTGTTCTTGGTAAAAATACCAACTCACTAAACCAACTAACGCCAGAACAATCAAGTTAGAAAATAGCTTAGAAACTAACGGATTGTGGGCGAAAAATCTCGGCCCCAAAACCCTTAAATCGATGCGACTCATTGAAATGTAAGCATTATTTGATGGATCGTTCAACCATAGTGGAAAGCCACGAGTTGCATCCTGTAAAAATCCTGTTAAGGAATTGCCTGTTACAGCTAAACCGATAAATCCCAAACAAATTACCGTGACTATTGATATACAAACTAGCTTAAACCGTCTTTTGATTAAAAAATAAGGAACAAACAAGATAACTAAGGTTGGTTTAAATAGGGCGGTTCCCAATAAAAATCCTGCAAGTATATCCTGATTTTTACTGGCAAAAATAAACATCCACAACAGCATCACGGCAATAAAACTAGCCACATTGCCAACTTGCAGGTCGAAAACGAAACCGTAGAGCAATACAATTGATATAGTGCAAGTAGTTCTCAAAGCTGGTGAGTGCGACTCCAACAGAATATTTGCTCCCCACAATACCAATGCTATTGCTATCAGATGCAGCATAGTCCAGATTGTGAATGCAGTCTTTATCGGGAAATAACCGAGAAACCAGAGTACAGGAATGATATTAGGTGGATACACAAAAGATGGGATAAATCCACACACTTTTGTCATCCTACAGAAACCAGCGTTAAATACCTCGACATTAAAGGGACTCAAATGCTCGTGTGCTAATTTACTGGCTACATAAAACCACTTAAAATCCCAGTAAGGCGGATCGGGCCGATGAGTCAGATCGTAAACCAGCCAACCTGTATAGCAGAGGAATCTGGTTACAATTAATACAATTAATGCTTGTAAAATAAAGTGGGCGATCGGTTGACTGAAAAAATGACTCAACCGTTGCATTGAATGATGTTTTAAAAATAAAGAATTTGACCAGGCTGTTTTTTCGGTGTCAAGTCGCCAATTGTGTTTGAGAAATAAAGCGACTGCTATGATGATAATCAAATTCCACAATCCAAAATTAAGCATATTAAATTATTTCAAATAACAAATTAATGCTTGATGATATCACAACAATATTTGTTCAACTCAAGTCAGTATTTTAACCTATAATATTGACTCCTATCCCCGATTTATGCCTAACTCTTTTTTCTCTGCGTTCTCTGCGCCCTCTGCGGTTAATAAAAAAAATCTAATTCACCAACGCAATAGCATTACTATCAAAAGCCCGATCGCCCGATCGCACTTTTTCCACCTACAACCCAGTTCACAGCCAAGCATTTGCGTTAACCTAGTGGATTAAAGCTCTCCCCAACATAATCCATGCTTGCCCGCATCCAAGAACTAGCAGCCACCCTCGCACCCCGTTTAACCGAAATTCGCCGCCACATTCACTCGCACCCCGAACTCAGCGGCCAAGAATATCAAACTGCGGCCTATGTAGCCGGAGTGCTCGCTTCTAGCGGAGTCCGCGCCACGGAAGGAATCGGGAAAACCGGAGTCCTCGGCGAACTCAAAACTAACAGCAACGAGTCTCGCTGGCTAGCAATTCGCACTGATATGGACGCTTTACCGATTCAAGAACGTACTAATTTAGAATTTGCCTCGCGCAACGAGGGAGTGATGCACGCCTGCGGCCACGATATCCACACTACGGTGGGTTTGGGCGCAGCGATGATATTGTCTGAGTTAAAAGAAAAATTTTCTGGTAATGTGCGCTTTTTGTTTCAGCCGGCGGAAGAGATTGCCCAAGGTGCTCGCTGGATGATTGCAGATGGGGCGATGCAAGATGTTGATGGCATCCTCGGAGTGCACGTTTTTCCGACGATTCCCGGCGGTTGTATCGGTATCCGTCACGGGGCCCTGACGGCGGCGGCGGATGACCTAGAATTGATTGTAATTGGTGAATCTGGCCACGGTGCGCGTCCTCACGAGGCGATCGATGCAATTTGGATTGCTTCTCAGATTATTACTACTTTGCAGCAGGCGATTAGTCGCACGCAAAATCCTTTGAGGCCTGTGGTTTTGACGATCGGGCAAATTAGCGGCGGGCGAGCTCCAAACGTGATTGCCGATCGCGTAAAATTATTAGGAACCGTGCGATCGCTACATCCCGAAACCCACGAAAAACTACCCGCTTGGATCGAACAAATTGTGTCCAGCGTCTGCGCGACTTACGGCGCTAAGTACGAACTCACCTACAAGCGCGGCGTGCCCGGAGTCCAAAACGACCCGAAACTGACGCAATTACTCGAAGGTGCGGCTTTAGAAGCTTTAGGTCGATCGCGCGTTCAAATTTTACCAGAACCATCCCTCGGCGCGGAAGATTTTTCGATGTATCTAGAACACGCGCCGGGAACAATGTTTCGCTTGGGAGTGGGGCTGACTGACAAACCGAATTATCCTCTACATCACCCGCAGTTTGAGGTGGATGAAGCCGCCATTGTGACCGGCGCTGTCACTTTGGCCTATGCTGCTTGTCAATATTGGAAGCAGAAATAACAAATAAGACGGCGATTGAAACCGCCAGATAAGACGGCGGTTGAAACCGCGTCTACACAAACCATGTCCGCCTCCGCGGACTGAATCAGACGGCGAATAGAATTCGCGTCTACACAAACGATGTCCGCCTCCGCGGACTGAATCAGACGGCGAATAGAATTCGCGTCTACACAAACGATGTCCGCCTCCGCGGACTGAATAAGATAACATAATTTCAACTACGGCATTTTCTTCAACCCGCGGAGGCGGGTTTCGTCTGTGTAGACGCGGTTTCAACCGCCGGGTCTTCTCCACCGCCCGATCTTCTGATTCATTCACCGCCAATTCTAATTTAAAAAATTTTATGAACTTAGCACCCTACAATAACTTACCAAATAGCTAACTAACTGTAGAGTGCGTCAGGGGGAAAATGTTTAGTCTGTAGTCGTCACATTTAGCCCTGACGCACCCTACAATAACTAGCGATTTCAATCGCCGATTCCGAAATTAATACTCATTCACAAAATCTGGATGAACCCACAGAAATTCGCGGCGTTGGTTCTGCACCCGCACTAAACCACCAAAACCCGGATCTTTCTCTTTCAAAAGCGCGTGTAATTCTCGCAAAATCGCTCCTTGGCCACGGATTACTCCGCCCTGTACAAAATCAGGTGCATCGTTGTTAGACAAAGCAAAAACTTCGCTAGTTTTTGAGATAGACTCGATGCTTTTTTGTCCTAAATCGAGTTGTTCTTCAATGGCTTGGTAGGTGGTGTCATCTAACATTAGCTTGGTGGCTGAGCCGGCGACAGGTAACACTAGGCTAAGCACTCCAGTCATGACTTTGAAATAGGGGGCTGCTTTGATGAACCACTCACGTGAAAGGTTTAATTCATAGACTCCCTGCTTTTTGTTGTTGGGATTTAAGGCAGGTATGGGCTGGCGAGAGTGTTCGCACCAGAGGGTAAGTTGAAACTTGGCACTGATCCATTTTGGGTGATCGAAGAAACCAGGCTCGATTGGCTTAAAACTAAATAGACGTGGCCCATCTTTGGCTTCATCGGTCAGCATCTGCATCATATCTGCAAACTGCATATCAACCTTGCTCATAGTAGCAAGTTGTTGTTTCGTAAGTTCATCATATAGTTCTCGATCTCGCCCATCTTTGGCGGATAGTTCTTGTCGAATAACTTGTAATGTATCCTGCACATCTGTGAGTTTTGCAGTCAACAATATCTGAGCAGAAGGTTGAGCGAGCGGTGCATTATTTAGCAAGCGATCAATATTTTGCCATTTACCACACTGAGGACACGGAAACTCATCACGATTTTCCTTTTTGCTCTCAATTAGTTTCTCTATTTCAAATAGTCCGTTTCCTGGATCATTCTTACCGCAAGGCGTAAGACAAGGAACCATAATGTTACAATCCAATCCTTCCCAGAAATACTCGACTAGAGATTTAATCTCTTCGGTGAGATAAGACAGAAACCTTTCTGGATAAGCGGCCCGCACAGTGATTTTTACATCGGTATCAATATATTCCAGCAATGCCCGACCGTTATAGTCGTTTTCCAGCATCAAACCTCGTTTCCAGTGGATGCTGTCTTCGTAATTGAATCGACCCAGCGAGTATTTGTGCAAGCGGACAATCAACTGGTAAAACAACCCTTCTGCTACTGCAAACTGCCCCCGATTGTCTACAATGCGACAGATTTGTACTTGTTGTCTGTCTTCAGATTCTGGTTGTTCTCCCCAATTGGCGGTTAATTTTTCTTGCGGGCGGATATCCGGTACAAGTTGAGCAATCAGACTGGTATTGCTGGTTTTAGCTGGATCGAACACCACTCGATAGGAGAGATCGAAGCGATCCATCAGCCGTAGAAAGATGGGATGCAGTTCTGGTGGGTAGCCTTCCTCATCGGCAACTGGGGGATTACTCCATAACTGACTGAGATAGTCAAATTCGACTAAACCGTTGCGTTGGCGAGTCATTTGATCGTCTAGCACGAAGCTAATCGCTTTTGCCAGCCAGTCGGGTTTGAGGATGACGATATCGCGCAGGGTGGGGTCGTAATCGTAATGGATGAAATGCCCTAATGTATTGGAGATCCGAAGAAATAGTTCTGCCTGCTCCTCATCAATTCCCTGTTGGGCGCAGAGGGCAATCACATCATCGTAGGGTAGATAGGCTTTGTTGTTGGTTTGCAAGATTTCTCGGGCTCGCTGCCACTTGGCGGGAACGGTTTGGCCCATTTCGGGCAGAGACGCGGCAACACTAGCAATAGCTGCTTTTAAGTCCGCAAGTCCGGTACAATCCTTGTCGTTGGTGGGTTTGCTGTCTACATGGAAGAAACCAAGCACCATATCGCTACCGAATCTATCCAGAATCTCCTGTCTGTCAATGTCAGGCTGTCGCTGTCCGGGGCCGCCGTGGGTGGCGACTACCAAAACCTTCGCCTCCGGTTGCCGGTGCTTGATCAGCGTAATCCACTCTCTGACAAAGCCCTGCTGGGGGCCCTCCCGTGGTTTCCACACTACGAGATATACGGCTGGAGCGCTAAAAAACAACTGGTGCGTCGGTCGGTAAACCCGTTGACCGCCAAAATCCCAACCATTTAGGATGATTTCTGTGTCGCTATGGGTGACAGCAACGGGTTTAATCTCAATCCCATGAGTAGTGGGGCGACCTTCCACCCATTCATCCCCCCGCAATGCGCCCAACAGACAACTTTTGCCGACTTCACCCTCACCAATGATGATCAGCTTGGCTTCATTTAGTGTCACCCGTGCTTCTGCTTTTGCACGCAAGTATTGGAATAAAGCTCGACTACCTTGTTCATATGCAGCAGCAATGTCGGGATTGAGAGGGTTGCTGTCTAGTTTAAGCTGTGGCAATGGGGTGAGGGATGCGATCGACTTTGGTAGTGACCTCAGTTGGTTGTTGGAAAGGTCAAGTATTTGCAACTGGGTGAGGGAGGCGATCGACTCTGGCACTTCCGTCAGTCGGTTGTTGGAGAGGTCAAGCCGTTGCAACTGGGTGAGGGAGGCGATCGACTCTGGCACTTCCGTCAGTTGGTTGTTGCGGAGGTCAAGCATTTGCAACTGGGTGAGGGATGCGATCGCATCTGGCACTTCCGTTAGTTGGTTGTTGGAGAGATTAAGCTCTTGCAACTGGGTGAGGGAGGCGATCGCATCTGGCACTTCAGTCAATTGGTTGCTGGACACCTCAAGATTTTTCAACTGGGTGAGGGAGGCGATCGACTCTGGGAGTTGTGTCAGTTGGTTGTTGGAGAGGTTAAGCAATTGCAATTGGGTGAGGGATGCGATGGACTCTGGCAGTTTCGTCAGTTGGTTGTTGTAGAGGAAAAGCATTTGTAACGGGGTGAGGGAGGCGATGGACTCTGGCACTTCCGTCAGTTTCATGTCGCTGAGAGAAAGTATTTTTTTGTTTTCAGCATTTTTTGATTGTGCAATGAACTTCTCTGCGTACTGATACGCCTCATCTCGTGCCATAGCCAATTCCTTCCTTGTTTTCCCTAACAACCCAAATCGGAATAACAGCCAAACTTTTGATGACTAACTACTCCTACACCTAGTTTAGCGAGACAAGCTCAACCTAACATCCCCACAAACAAAACGCGGCCGATATTAAGCTGAGCCAGGACGATCGCACTTCAACACACTTCAACGCACTTACTTCGGTTCGTGACTCGCAATCCGCTTACCCTCGCCATCGTACACCTGCATCAGAATTTTCGCGTTTTCGGCGATCGCCTCCAAGGCATTTTGCAGAGTTACAACGTGCTTTTCCACAGCTTGGCGACTCTTCACAGAATTATTGTTATTCGCCTGAATGAAAGTTTGTTGCAACTTCTGCACATAATCAGTGCCTAAAGGTTGGATAGTTTCAAGGCTTTTCATGGGAGGCTAGAAACCGGGTTTCTACGAAATTTTGCGTTTAGTAGCGATAAATCTACGAAGAAACCCGGTTTCACCAGAGCACAACTATTTTGGAAGGTGCGTCGCTACGAGATTGTCGCTGTTTTTTAGGGATTTATCGTAGGCGACACACCCTACGACTCAACTTTTGCGATTGTTTTGCTAAGAGCTGGCAATGACAGACTTGCATTAGGTATCGTAACTTTTGCGATTGCTTCGCTAAGAGCTCGCAATGACAGACTGAAGTTTTGCGTTTAGTAGCGAGAAATCACGCAAGAAATCCGGTTTCTGAGAGCATGATTATTTTGCAAGGTGCGTCGCTACGAGATTGTTGCTCTTTTTTAGGGATTTATCGCAGGCGACGCACCCTACGACTGGCTTATCTTCGGCAATTTCGCTGTAGTGGCCGCCAAATGTGCTAACGTACAATGAAAAATCCCTAAATTTCAACTATCGGGAGACACACAACCGTGTTCGCTCAAGCACCTCCAACTCCCAATTACAAATGGTTTAGCTGCATTTCTAGCACTGTTTTCGCCGCATTGTGTCTGTTGCCCGTTTTCAGTGCTCCGGGATACGCCCAAACTCCCCAAAATCGACCCATCAAAATCGGCGTTGTGCAGCGGTTTGGTACTAAAGCTACCGACAAACTGACGCTGAAAGCATTACCGGGCGACAGTTTAACTTTGAGTTACAAAACTCCTCAAGGTACAGAAACCAAAACTGCCACTAGCATCAAGCTAGAAATCGCCAATAAACCTCTGGAAGCGCCCTTAGTAGAAGAACGAGTTGTTCTGAGCTCGCACCGCAGTTTTGAGAGTGCAGAAGATAGCGCGAATCAGTGGCGCGCTAAGGGCATTGATGTAGAAATTGCTCAACCTTTGCGCTGGCAAGTTTGGGCAAAAAGAGATACTTATAATTCTCCTTTGGTGCGGCGCTGGCTGTTGCAAAGTTTGCAAGATCAAGGTAATAAGACAGCTTTTTTAGATACTAAAGTTTTTAAACAAGTACCTCAAACGTTTTGGGTTTTAAATGGCTTTCGTTTTAACCGCAATGAGTTGGATGTGACTGCTGGCAAAAATGTGATTGAGGTATTGGAACAAACTACCCAAGAGGCGACAGCTACCGATCCTGAAAAAGCTATTCAACAAACTCGCCGTTATGGCGGCAGTCTGCGCTTACAAAAAAATTCTTATGGCACTTATACTTTAGTCAATAATGTGCTTACGGAAACTTATTTGCGCGGTGTTGTTCCTCACGAAATTGGCGCTTTTGCACCTTATGCTTCAATTGTCGCTCAAACTATTTTGGCGAGAACCTACGCCCTGAGAAATTTGCGCCGGTTTGCTGTGGATAATTACGAGTTGTGCGCTGATGTTAACTGTCAAGTTTATAAGGGTTTGACGGAAGTTTTTCCCCAAAGCGATCGCGCGATCGCCCAAACAGCAGGTTTAGTCCTAACTTACGAAAATCAGCTAGTAGACGCGCTCTATTCAGCGTCTAGCGGCGGTGTGACAGCGACTTTCGGCGATGTGTGGCACGGCCCGGAACGTCCATATTTGCGATCGATCGTCGATTCCCCCAAAAACGTCTGGGATTTGACAAAGCAGAGCTTGTCGGATGAAACCAATTTCCGGCGCTTTATGAGCCTGAAAGCAGGGTTTAATGAGGAAAAAGAAGAAACCTTCCGCTGGCGCGAACAAGTCTCGTTGACATCGATTGGTGGATTTCTGCGACAGTATCTTCAGAAAAAAAAGCACCCGCTAGCTAATTTTAAAACTCTCACAAAAGTTGAAGTGGTGGAAAGATCAGCCGCAGGTAGAGTTTTGCAAATGAAGGTACAAACAGACTTGGGCCCCATCGATATTGACAAAGACGAGATTCGGAATGCTTTTTATCCGCCGATTAGCACGCTGTTTTATCTCGAACCGATTTACAATGCGGATAAAAGCCTGAATGGTTATGCTTTTGTCGGCGGCGGTTTCGGACACGGCGTGGGAATGAGTCAAACCGGTTCTTACAATTTAGCTAATTTGGGCTGGAATGGCGATCGTATTCTGAGTTTTTATTTTCCCGGCGCTCAAGTTGTACCCCTCAATGATTCGATTACATTTTGGCGGGAATAGGACAAGATTCGGGATAAGCATTCGGGATAAGATTCGGCGGTTGAAACCGCGTCTACACAAACGAAGTCCGCCTCCGCGGACTGAAGAACATATGCAATATTAATCGTCTTATCTTCAACCCGCGGAGGTGGTCGCTGAGCTTGTCGAAGTGCGGGTTTTGTTTGTATAGACGCGGTTTCAACCGCCGTCTTTTCTTCAACCCGCGGAGGTGGTCGCTGAGCTTGTCGAAGTGCGGGTTTGGTTTGTATAGACGCGGTTTCAACCGCCGTCTTTAACCGCCGTCTTTAACCGCCGTCTTTAACCGCCGTC
This region includes:
- a CDS encoding DUF3226 domain-containing protein, yielding MRYAIIGVEGRHDQAFVGRVLKKLLGFKNFKGLESQLEPFWRKFIPTYPKKGNLYKGLNMPSILFTESLSVAIYEGEGSNLPTNLNDILSANPEYKTDIAAFGIVADSDKKHPDIVARDYCQQFQNDFPGFPNQAGICQEGPPRTGIYILPDNQQQGVLDNLLCECGSVVYPEVMNCAIAYLNGLSEEHKNNWGPFDYQKALVATVVSVLKPGKTNTTSIADNNWVSEQTEQEVPALANFMKFLMDLLELTS
- a CDS encoding glycosyltransferase family 87 protein, with the protein product MLNFGLWNLIIIIAVALFLKHNWRLDTEKTAWSNSLFLKHHSMQRLSHFFSQPIAHFILQALIVLIVTRFLCYTGWLVYDLTHRPDPPYWDFKWFYVASKLAHEHLSPFNVEVFNAGFCRMTKVCGFIPSFVYPPNIIPVLWFLGYFPIKTAFTIWTMLHLIAIALVLWGANILLESHSPALRTTCTISIVLLYGFVFDLQVGNVASFIAVMLLWMFIFASKNQDILAGFLLGTALFKPTLVILFVPYFLIKRRFKLVCISIVTVICLGFIGLAVTGNSLTGFLQDATRGFPLWLNDPSNNAYISMSRIDLRVLGPRFFAHNPLVSKLFSNLIVLALVGLVSWYFYQEQSRTAWSKNIYLSEMVLISCLSIAINYSQPTSSVMLAPAVVFLLNDLCFQIKHCAFSRQRMSVWLLGVCCLLVQTAVIHRWLLVFIGKRWNWKAGELPYILKVTIFSLPSYAILGITLSVLALAITSVRQKQV
- the aspS gene encoding aspartate--tRNA ligase, with amino-acid sequence MRTYYCGELRSKHIGETVTLYGWVDRRRDHGGVIFLDVRDRSGIVQIVSDPQRTPDSYHGAEALRGEYVVKITGRVTSRPEDSLNLKLPTGEVEIYADEIELLNAVRKQLPFQISTADTESVREDLRLKYRYLDLRRDRMSRNLQLRHQVVKAMRRHLEDVGGFIEVETPILTRSTPEGARDYLVPSRVNLGDWYALPQSPQLFKQLLMVSGMDRYYQIARCFRDEDLRADRQPEFTQLDMEMSFMSLEEIIELNEGLVSQIFQSVKGVELTRPFPRLTYAEAMDRYGSDKPDTRFGMELVDVSDLMKDSGFKVFSGAVAAGGIVKILPIPGGNDAISNVRIKPGGDLFKEASEAGAKGLAFIRVRENGEIDTIGAIKDNLTEAQKQELLDRTGAQPGHLLLFAAADATTVNKTLDRLRLFVGNELGLIDKDKINLLWVTDFPMFEWNADEKRLEAIHHPFTAPHPDDIDDLKTARAQAYDLVLNGTEVGGGSLRIYQRDVQEKVFEAIGLSTEEAYNKFGFLLDAFEYGTPPHGGIAYGLDRLVMLLAGEESIRDVIAFPKTQQAGCLLTNAPAGVDDKQLKELQVRSTYTPKSESKS
- a CDS encoding M20 family metallopeptidase, which encodes MLARIQELAATLAPRLTEIRRHIHSHPELSGQEYQTAAYVAGVLASSGVRATEGIGKTGVLGELKTNSNESRWLAIRTDMDALPIQERTNLEFASRNEGVMHACGHDIHTTVGLGAAMILSELKEKFSGNVRFLFQPAEEIAQGARWMIADGAMQDVDGILGVHVFPTIPGGCIGIRHGALTAAADDLELIVIGESGHGARPHEAIDAIWIASQIITTLQQAISRTQNPLRPVVLTIGQISGGRAPNVIADRVKLLGTVRSLHPETHEKLPAWIEQIVSSVCATYGAKYELTYKRGVPGVQNDPKLTQLLEGAALEALGRSRVQILPEPSLGAEDFSMYLEHAPGTMFRLGVGLTDKPNYPLHHPQFEVDEAAIVTGAVTLAYAACQYWKQK
- a CDS encoding AAA family ATPase, with the translated sequence MKHLDNLTIHRFRGLRDLNLQDLGQINILVGGNNSGKTSVLEAISTYCRPLDPLEWLNTSWRREIKYSRKPQLDALKWLFPQNSEISHTHIYEGETYVSSNGDFPVTESRAIYREFEGISELSETESSSESKLEIDEIEFDNILRGAELELKVATTFDPEELSVSFEIWENQRFVNRKNRSTAVLPIDTVTPFSHRIEPLQISLLSEAILLGIKPEVIKLLQQMDSEITDLVILSPTGKRPSLYIDHKRVGISPVSAFGDGVRRLLFIALTLVKVEGGVLLIDEIETAIHTEALSSSFAWIVDWCQRLDVQLFATTHSLEAIDAMLDASDSETDLVLYRLEKKESQTKAIRLERERLHRLREDLGLEVRV